Within the Pagrus major chromosome 4, Pma_NU_1.0 genome, the region CGTCGTTGAGGACAAACGTCCACACGTTGTCACAGAACCTGTAGGTGTTGAGGGAGCCCTgcaggacagacggacagacagaacAGACTGAGACGGACTTCAGAACATCAAAAACATCCTGACAGGCgagattttagattttattcTGCTGTGAAACGACTCAGTGGGAACAAACTGAAGCCGAACACAAGATCTGATCTACAGAAGGTGACTGATCCATATTCAATCGTCACTTTAAGACCTGAAATCACTGAAGGAAACTCATTTCGCTGCTTCCTGCCAGAGTACAGGGTTCGgctggggtcagaggtcacgggAGGCGGACTCACCCTGAAGTTGACTCTGTTGCGGACTCGACTGGCGAGCGCCGTGTTGATCGCTTTGTCAAACTGAAGGAGGACCTGAAGAGCCAGCTGAGGAGTGATCTGCTgggtctgaacacacacacacacacacacacacacacacacacacacacacaagattcaATATCTGGTccacacaccgacacacactgtTGTACAGTTCACAGGCAGAATCTGCCTTTCTTAACCCGAACAGGACATCTCCACAGATCTGCATCTTCTGGACATCTTGTCGTCAGGTTTGGTGTCATCGTGCCTGTACAGAGCTCAGCAACACACAACCCCCCCACAACACCACAAACTATCATATGTACAcgtctctatgctaagctaggctaaccacgtCCTGGCTCCAGCTCTGTACTGAGCAGACATGAGACTGATCTCCATCTGAACGTCTCACTCTCAGGAAGAAACGTTTATTTCCCAAAACACTGAACTATTCCTGTAACACTGATCTAAAGAGGCACTTTATGGGAGTCCTTTAGGTTTTATTTGTCTCAGCACCATGATGGAGTCTGTTTCAGCTTCGCTTCACTCAAATACAAACTTCCCCTGAAACACAGCCTGAGCTGAACTGATCACAGCAGCTGCATCATGTGTGCAGCCCTGCTCTGGACATGTCAGAACCAGGTACGTGCTAACAGAACCGGCACTGACACACCTATCTGATAACAACGAACCGACCAGGAGGACGCTGAGGTAAAGCTGGTGAATGGTGTTTCTGTTCAACACTGGCTCAAGCTAATTTACTGAACTTTGACTCCAGTTTATCTGCATGATCTTGTTTTCAAACCGATGCTAATTAGCTGCCGCAGATTATAACTGCATCATtttaacacagcagacagaaaaacGTGATATTTACTTCTGTCCGAAACAAATCAGTGCTGAAGCAAACCGCGGCTAACGAGCTAAAGTTAGCTTCGTTAGCTGTGCTATGCGCCGCCGCTGCAGTTAGCAACATGCTAACGGAGGCTAGCTGTGAGCGAACAGCCCGTCATGTTTGGGGTTATTCGCACCTGTATGAGCTCGTCCAGACTCTCCTGAAGGCTGTTTCCCAGCGTGGTGTTCCTGTACAGCTGGTAGGCCATGATGGAAACCACCGGAGGAACAGATTACTACAGTGAACTATCGTCTGAACACACTCGGAGCTAACGAGGCTAACAGGACTAGCCGCTTCCTTCCACAACAAGCAGCGCTTCAGCAGCGAGCAGCAGCAAGCTAACAGCAGCGGCCGGCTTCCGGTCGcgtctttcaaaataaaactgttgcTACTTTGACTAGTTAAAATTCTGTTGTGAATACTTATACTACTGGctttattactactactactgctgctactactgctactactactactactactactgctactattactactactactgctactactgctgctactactgctactactactgctactactactactggctttattactactactactactactactactactgctattactactactactactactactactactactacttctactactattactactactactgctattactactactactactactactactggctttattactactactactactactactactactgctattactactactactactactactactactactacttctactactattactactactactgctattactactactactactactactgctattactactactactgctattactactactactactactactactactactactacttctactactattactattactattactactactactactactactactacttctactactattactactactactgctattactactactactactactactactactactactacttctactactattactactactactactactactactactactactactactactactacttctactactattactactactactgctattactactactactactactactactactactactacttctactactattactacttctactacttctactactactactactactactactactgctactactattactactactactgctactactattactactactactgctactactactacttctattactactactacttctactacttctactactactactactacttctactactattactacttctactacttctactactactactactacttctactactattactactacttctattactacttctactacttctactactactactgctactactattactactactactgctactactattactactactactgctactactactacttctattactactactacttctactacttctactactactactactacttctactactattactacttctactacttctactactactactactacttctactactattactactactactactactactactactactactactactattactactactactgctattactactactactactactactactactactactacttctactactattactacttctactacttctactactactactactactactactactgctactactattactactactactgctactactactactactactactactactactactacttctactactattactactactactactactactactactactactactactactactacttctactactattactactactactgctattactactactactactactactactactactactacttctactactattactacttctactacttctactactactactactactactactactgctactactattactactactactgctactactattactactactactgctactactactacttctattactactactacttctactacttctactactactactactacttctactactattactacttctactacttctactactactactactacttctactactattactactacttctattactacttctactacttctacttctactactactactactacttctactactattactacttctactacttctactactactactactacttctactactattactactacttctattactactactactacttctactactactactactactgctactactactactactactactactactactactacttctactactattactactactactactactactactactactactactactactactacttctactactattactactactactgctattactactactactactactactactactactactacttctactactattactacttctactacttctactactactactactactactactactgctactactattactactactactgctactactattactactactactgctactactactacttctattactactactacttctactacttctactactactactactacttctactactattactacttctactacttctactactactactactacttctactactattactactacttctattactacttctactacttctacttctactactactactactacttctactactattactacttctactacttctactactactactactacttctactactattactactacttctattactactactactacttctactactactactactactgctactactattactactacttctactactactactactactactgctgctgctgttgctgctgctgctgctgctgctgctgctactactgctactactactactactgctactactactgctactactgctactactactactgctactactactactactacttctactactactactactgctactactattactactacttctactactactactactactactgctgctgctgttgctgttgctgctgctgctgctgctgctgctgctactactgctactactgctactattGATGATTATTAATGACCTGAAGCGATGACGCAGTGttattgtgaaatgtgtgaGTCAGACATTACATCACTGCTCTGGTCATTGACTCATTTACactctaataataataataataaatataaacaatataaatctGTTAACACGGTGTCACCAGTTTATCCAGAGGCACTTTagtttctgcttttattttgaagaaaatgtCCTTTCCCCTCTGTGACTCGCGCTAACTTGACGAAGCTACGGAAGGTCAGAGGGACCAAACCATTTAAAACGCTGTCGCTTctttcactgttgttgttggatgttaatgatttatcacagtttgagttttataattcattaattaatcatgttttttactTCATTAACAGAAATCACTGCTTTTATTATTGAAATTAGATTAATTAAcgttgtttattattatttatttaactcaCCTCTAGCCtgtaatttattgatttattaatcTCTATTTAATCTGCAGCTGATGAATCACTGATGATGATTTCAATGATTTtctccactagatggcagcaaaaCATCAAACAGTAAAATCACCTAAACGTCATTCTCCTCTGtcactctccttcttcttcttcttcttcttcttcttcttctcctccttctctttctccttcttctccttctccttcttctccttctccttcttctccttctccttcttcttctccttcttctccttcttcttcttcttcttctccttcttcttctccttcttctccttcttcttcttcttcttctccttcttctccttcttcttctccttcttctccttcttctccttcttctccttcttcttcttcttcttctccttcttcttctccttcttctccttcttcttcttcttcttctccttcttctccttcttcttcttcttcttctccttcttctccttcttcttctccttctccttcttcttctccttcttctccttcttcttcttcttcttctccttcttctccttcttcttctccttcttctccttctccttcttcttctccttcttctccttcttcttcttcttctccttcttcttctccttctccttcttctccttctccttcttcttcttcttcttcttcttcttcttcttcttctccttcttcttctccttctccttctcctccttcttctcctccttcttctccttctccttcttcttcttcttcttcttctccttcttcttcttcttctccttcttcttctccttcttcttctccttcttcttctccttctccttcttctccttctcctccttcttcttctcctccttcttcttcttcttcttcttcttctccttctcctccttctcctcctccttcttctcctccttcttctccttcttctccttctcaaACAATTAAACCCACAATActtatataattattatattagaatataatacatacatatatatttttcattattattaattaatatattattatacataatataataacaCTGTGTGCATATCGCTGTATCATTAATATAATAACTGTATAATCAGGCTCATTTTCATTGGTTGATAACGTGTTTACACCGCTGATGTTCAGTTTTAACCTTTTATAAAAGATTAAACTGTAAAGTTCAACTTTAAAGACAGTGAATATCTGAACATTTatgtttccatggcaacctAGTGATCCATACTGTTGATTCAGACGTTTGTGTCGAACAAACAAGTACGAGGACGTTTGGTTTTCACCCTAAAGAAGAGACGGTGTGCGCAGCGGTTCTGTGTCTGCAGATTAAATCTCACGTTTCCACATTTTGTGACTCGTTGTTGATCTTCACGCTCAGAGCCTCAGACTCTCGCTGCCACCTGGATCCTCAAAGTATCATCTGGACTTCAGGCTGCAGACGAAGATTCAAGATTCAGgatttaaaaaggtttttactGAAAATGACCCCCGACATGAAACTAAGATGTTTTTCTGATGGGACTCTGGGTGAGACGACACACATGAcgttcagtttattgtcattttacagcacaAGACTGCA harbors:
- the gtf2a2 gene encoding transcription initiation factor IIA subunit 2, whose translation is MAYQLYRNTTLGNSLQESLDELIQTQQITPQLALQVLLQFDKAINTALASRVRNRVNFRGSLNTYRFCDNVWTFVLNDVEFREVTDLVKVDKVKIVACDGKSESTQNKMDK